The sequence CGATACAGTCATCTTTGTGCTTGACGATCGATTCAACAGTGGCGTTCTCATCACCGTTCTGTTCATACAGGTACTCGATCAGGTGGATCTTGTAGATCATCCCTTTGTACGTATCCTGGGCATCCACCACTGGCACGGAACGGAAACCGCTCTTCCGTATTTTGTCCAGCGCCTCTTTTACAGTGTCTTTGTCGTTCACAGTAGTTACATAGTTTCTTTCCACAAATAAGTCTCGTACACGCATGCAGAATCCCTCCAATTGTTTTCGATCATTTCTTACTATTCGGTAAAGTAAGTATAAGTGAAACAGAATGCAGAGAGCAAGGCTTATTTGAACGTGTTGTACAGCTCCATTGTATAGGAGACAACGCGAAAAGTCCTGCCGGTTGTTCAACTGACACAAGATGTTTGGATTCTTCCCGATTTCCGTCCTGACTAATCATCGTGACGGGGTTGCCCGTTCCTCAAATGTGGGTAAACTAAATTATAAAGCTATCTGGAAGGGGGAACCCGCCATGTATTTCTCTTTTAAACGAGATGATTGGGAATGGCTCGAAGCAGGGCAGGACGATGATCTGAAGAGCCTGTTGTCCAACCAGACAAAGATGAAAACGAAATGGTTCAAGACATTGGAGAATAGTGAGTTGGATGTCATCGGCAATACGACTGCCATCAAAGGTGAGGAAGCGCTTTGGGGACGGATAACCTATGATCAGAATGTACACGAAAAGAACGAGAACAGGACGTTTGCGTTTTTTCTCAATGTCCAAACACTGCTGACGTCGGAACTTGACCGGACGCTCTTCCCTTCAGAAGCAATGGAAGAGCTGGAAGGGAAAATGGAACAAGCAGACAATGCAGTGCAGGCGTTCATCATTCTGCTGAATACGATTCTCCACAAATTCCTTGAACAGCTGGATAAGTTCGAATGCGGGATGAGAGATCTCATATGGGAATTGAAAAACAATAACAGCAGTGAAGTGCTCGAGCGGATTGCAGAGAGCAAACATGAACTCATCGTCTGGAATAACCTCATCATTCCGCTCGTGGAAATACAGATGACCGTCAGTGAAACCTTTGAAGAAGAACACACGGAAACAGCGGAATACAAGAGGCTCTGCACTCGGCTGGAGCGGATCCGCATGCTGATCTACGAATACCGGAGGGAAGTGGAAGCGCTGACAGACATGGAAAGTCTCGTGTCGAATCACCGGGGGAATGAAATCATGAAGACTTTGACGGTCATCACGACCATCTTCACACCTGCAGCTGTCTTCGGTGCCATCTGGGGTATGAACTTCAAGTCGATTCCCGAGTTCGAATGGGCGCATGGCTATGCATTTTCCCTGGCCGTCATCATATCGTCCACACTCGGGCTCTATATCTACTTAAAGAAAAAGGGCTGGATGGGAGAAATCCTGAAGACCGGTTCCAAGAACAGGA comes from Sporosarcina trichiuri and encodes:
- a CDS encoding magnesium transporter CorA family protein translates to MYFSFKRDDWEWLEAGQDDDLKSLLSNQTKMKTKWFKTLENSELDVIGNTTAIKGEEALWGRITYDQNVHEKNENRTFAFFLNVQTLLTSELDRTLFPSEAMEELEGKMEQADNAVQAFIILLNTILHKFLEQLDKFECGMRDLIWELKNNNSSEVLERIAESKHELIVWNNLIIPLVEIQMTVSETFEEEHTETAEYKRLCTRLERIRMLIYEYRREVEALTDMESLVSNHRGNEIMKTLTVITTIFTPAAVFGAIWGMNFKSIPEFEWAHGYAFSLAVIISSTLGLYIYLKKKGWMGEILKTGSKNRMIR